The window GGGCCAACTTTCTCAAACTTTACAATAACAGACGACGCCTGGCCACGCTCGGCGCCGCCATTGCCCACACCATCTACTAACGAACTGAAATAAAGAAACTCGGTGTTAAACTTGTCAATCTCCAAATAAATTTTGCCGGTTTTATCGTCGTAGTAGAAATTAAAGTAGCCATCAAATTTTTTTAAGTTTTGAGTAATTGATGAGATTGAAGTAGCGGGGCCATTAGTATTACCACCAGGTTGCCTGTTTTGAGCGTTCACAAGTGTCAATGATCCTAATGCGGTACAAAAAAATAGTAAAATTTTTTTCATGTGCTGATTAATTGGGGTTAGTATGCATAAAAGTGAAAATTTGATCAGTCGCGTATCGTAAACTTAATGATATTTATGCTCTGTGTGGGTTTTTTGTTAAATAATCATGTATATGTTACACTTTATTGCCATTTTGATATTTTAATCTTTCCGATAAGCATAGCGATGGTATTTAACTTCGCCGCTATTTTTATAATAAGTATCAACAATACCACAAAAAATTACTCAATTTGCAGGTTCAAAAACTGACGGTTTTTATCCATGAAAAAAATAACTGAAAGCAACGCTGCCGCATATACCTTAATACTCATTGCTGTTACATTTTTGATCCGTATATGGATAGCCGCTTACACGGGGTTGGGCATTGGCGAATCTTATTATTTTCGCGGCGCGTTGAACCTTAACTTAAGTTATTTCGATCAACCGCCATTGTTTTTTTGGCTCAGTGGGGTAAGTGTTAAATTGTTAGGCTTGAATAATCTTGGCCTCCGTTTTCCGGCAGTGCTATTGTTTGCTGGCACCAGCTGGCTGCTGTTTCTTATCACCCGAAGGTTCTTTAACGTGCGCGCCGGTTTCTGGGCCGTGGTAATGATGAATTTAAGCGCGGTATTTACCATAGCTATTGCCTGCTGGTTTCAACCTGATGCCCCGCTGATGTTTTTTTGGCTGGCCAGCGCCTACGTGATGGTCCAGATCATGTTCGACCCGCAAAACGACAAGCCCAATGTTAATTATCATACTAAAAAAATATACCTGCTGTGGATATTGGTCGGCATATTAATGGGGCTGGCCACACTAAGCAAATACCATGTAATATTCCTGTTTGCTGGTGTATTTATATTTGTAGGTACAAATAGAAACCAGCGCCACTGGTTAACACATCCAGGGCCATACCTGGCTATTGTAATTGCCTTTATATTCGCGTTGCCGGTATTGCTGTGGAACTATCATAACAATTGGGTATCCTTTGTATTCCAGGGTTCCCGTGCAGGCACAGGCGAGAAATTTCAACTGCATCCCGAATGGTTTTTACGTAGCATAGCCGGGCAGGCATTATGGTTACTGCCATGGGTTTGGTATCCGCTGGTAGTGCAGCTTGTAAAATCGTACAAAAATCGCAGCAAACAGGTTTACAGCTTTAATTTTTGGATAGCCATATTGCCATTGGTGTTTTTTACGGTGGTAACGCTATGGTCAAACCTGCAATACCATTTTCACTGGCAGGCACCAGGGTATATGATGTTGTTTATCCCCCTGGGGTATGCGATAGACCAGAAATTAAATGGCCCGGTGAAAGAGGGCAGGGGCACACGTCGCTTAATACGCTTTTCTGTTTGTTTTACGGTGATCACTATTGGTGTATTGAGTCTGCATATGGTTACCGGTTTCTGGCAATGGTACGGCCCTAAATGGATAGTTAAAACCGCCCATGGCGATAATGTAGACCCTACCATCCAGGGTGTGGATTATGACGATATAAAAGTACGCTTTGAGAAAGAGGGCTGGCTGAATAACCCGCGGATATTTACCGGCGCTACCCGCTGGTGGCTAACCGGGAAAGTGGATTGGGCAATGCGTGGCCAAAAACCTATTATTTGCTTTAGTGATGACCCGCGTAACCTGGCATTTTTAGTTGATCCTAATAAATTGATAGGGCAGGATGCCGTATTGATAGGGCAGGAACACGAAGAAAGCATCAACGCTGATGCTAAGCCTTTTTTTGATGAGGTAAAGCAACTACCTGATATTGCCATTATGCGCAGCGGTAGGGACGAATTGCACCTGCAGGTATACTACTGCAGGAATTTCCACCTACCAAAAACTCCCCGGAATGACCTGCCATTGTACCATCAGCTTACCGGCAGGCCACCGTTTGGAAAGTAGCAAGGGTATATTTATGCCAATGGAACATCATATCATGGTAAAATGAGTTATCCCGCCGCCAATATGTTGGTTTATATTTGAATACTGGTTAGCCAGCCATAATAAACCATACTGATATGAAATTCAAACTTATTATGCTTTTAACGGCGATAGCGCTGCAAAAAAGTTATGCCCAGTTACCTGAAGTTTTTTTACTTAACCCAACGCATATGGCCGCTAAAAAAGCAGCCTATAAAAATAATGATGCACAGGTAAAAGCGCAGGTGGATAGGGTTGTGAAAATAGCCGACGAACATTTAGCTGATAAGCCGGCATCGGTAATGGAAAAATCGTTGACACCGCCAAACGGCAGCAAGCACGATTATATGAGCATGGCGCCATATTTTTGGCCAGATCCATCAAAAGCCGATGGCCTGCCTTATATCCGTAAAGATGGGCAGCGTAACCCCGAGATCAAAAAAATTATAGACCATGCCTTGTTAAGCGATTTGGAAACCCGCTGTAAATACCTGTCCCTGGCTTACTATTTTACGCATGATGAAAAATATGCTGTTAAGACAAATGATCTGTTAAAGGTTTGGTTTATTGATGCGGATACCCGTATGAACCCTAATCTTAATTACGCCCAGGCTGTTCGTGGTGTAAATGATGGCAGGGGTATAGGAATTATTGAGACCCGTGCTTTGGCCAACCTGGCCGACTGGATGGGTTTACTGGCCGGATCAAAATCATTTCCGGCACAAAACCTGGCTGCTATAAAGGATTGGTATAAGCAATACCTAAACTGGATGACTACCAGCAAAAACGGAAAGGACGAGCATAACGCTAAGAACAATCATGGTACGCATTACGATGTTCAGGAAATAACGTTTGCGCTATTTACCGGCAATAACGAACTGGCAAAACAAGTATTAAATGCTGCCAAAAAACGTATAGACCTGCAAATTGAACCAAACGGCGAGCAAAAACTGGAACTGGAGCGCACCAACGCCCTCGGCTACAGCACCATGAATTTGGATGGTTGGGTAAACATGGCTATGCTGGGCGATAGGGCTGGCGTAGACCTATGGAACTATACATCGACCGATGGCCGTAGTATTAAAAAAGCCATAGATTGGCTAATGCCTTACGCGTTGGGAACCCAGCCATTCAAATACCAGCAGATCAACCCCTATAATAAAGATGAGTTTTATCGCCCAGTGCTGTTGATGGGCTTAGCCACAAAAGATCAGTCGTATTTAAAAACTGCTGCCATCTTGCGCAAAAACGAGTCATACTTAACCGACCTGCTTTATAATTAACCGCATTATGAATTACATCTTTAAAACTTTTGCGTGTTGTTTACTTTTTGCAGCAGTTATAAATAACAACGCCAATGCCCAGGCTAAAAGCCAGTGGGTGTATGCAGATAACCATGGTAAACTGATGTATAAAACCTTGCCGAAAGGCGATAAGATCATGGATTTCTCCTATGCAGGTTATATGGGCGGTGGTGTAGCGCTGCCATTGGTGCCGGTTAAAATAACATTGAACGCGGTAAGTGGCGATAATACTAATGCAATTCAATCGGCAATTGACCAGGTAGCCCAAATGCCACTTATCAATGGTTTTAGGGGCGCGGTTTTGCTGAATAAGGGTACTTTTTATTGCGAGCGCCCTATTAATATTAATGCCAGCGGTGTAGTATTGCGCGGCAGCGGTCAGGATGATAAGGGTACCATTATAAATATGACCGGCGCCCCGCATGTATGTTTAACAGTAAAGAACAGGCCGGTAATAAAAAATATAGGTGAAACATTAGCCGTTGCAGATGCTTATGTGCCCGCTGGAACAAATGTTTTTACGTTAAGCGCTACTACAGGTTTAGCTGTGGGTGATACGATATCGATTACCAAACCGGTAACAGACAGCTGGGTGTCCTTTATGGGGATGGATCAGTTAACGCGCGATAGTAAAAAGCAAACCTGGATAACCGGCGAGATTAGCACCGAACGTGTTATTACTGCTATTGCCGGCCGCAAGGTTACGGTTGATGTACCTTTTAACGATAATTATGATACTAAATATTTAGGTGCAGGCAAGGTATTGGTTAGTAAGATAAGCACAACCGGTATGATAGCGCAAGCGGGATTTGAGAGTTTGCGTATTGTATCGCCTGAGCAAACGGGGACTATTAACGAGAAACATAATGCTGCTATTAACTTAAGCGGGCTTACGGATGGTTGGGTAAAGGATATAACCGTTTACAATACAGTAAACAGCGTAGGCATTACGGGTAGCCGTATTACCGTGCAGCGTTTAAATATTATTCATAACCTGGCCACTACCGGGGCCGCTAAACCTGCTGATTTAAACGGCAGCGGCCCGCAACTATTGTTTGACCATTGCACCATAACCGGGGATAATGTTTTCTTTTTTGCAACGGGCGCCAAAGTAAATGGCCCGATAGTATTGTTAAACTGTATATTTAAAGGTAATGGCTGGATCCAGCCGCATCAGCGCTGGGCCACCGGTTTATTGGTTGATAATTGTGAAGTGCCAAATGGCGGTATCGATTTCATGAACCGTGGGGCAATGGGATCGGGCCATGGCTGGGCTATAGGCTGGGCCGTAGCCTGGAATTGTAAAGCTAAATCGTACCTAAACCAGCAACCGCCCGGAGCGGCCAATTGGGTTATAGGCAGCAGGGGAGAGCAACAAAGAAGGGACGTGCCGTTTATTAAAGGATCGGCCATGGTACCCGAAGGTATTTACGATTCGCATGACGTACCTGTTACACCACAAAGCCTTTATCTATCCCAACTAAAAGAAAGAAAAGGGGCGCAGGCTGTGAAAAATTTGGGGTATTGGTTGTGGTGATTGATAGTGAACAAGATTAGAGATTAGTTAGTCAAAGATTAGGCGGAATACCCCTGAATAACTAATCTTTAATCTCCAATCTCTAATTAACTGATTCCTACCTCGCCTTATTCAACCCATCGGTACAAGAAGCGTCGTCCGGTTTGATCAAGAGGCCTTTTTCAAAATATGCCCTTGCTTCACTTTTTTTGCCGGCCATTAAATACGACCAGCCTAACATTTGGTTGCCGTCATAATCAAATGGATAAAGGGTTACCACTTTACT of the Mucilaginibacter boryungensis genome contains:
- a CDS encoding ArnT family glycosyltransferase, which encodes MKKITESNAAAYTLILIAVTFLIRIWIAAYTGLGIGESYYFRGALNLNLSYFDQPPLFFWLSGVSVKLLGLNNLGLRFPAVLLFAGTSWLLFLITRRFFNVRAGFWAVVMMNLSAVFTIAIACWFQPDAPLMFFWLASAYVMVQIMFDPQNDKPNVNYHTKKIYLLWILVGILMGLATLSKYHVIFLFAGVFIFVGTNRNQRHWLTHPGPYLAIVIAFIFALPVLLWNYHNNWVSFVFQGSRAGTGEKFQLHPEWFLRSIAGQALWLLPWVWYPLVVQLVKSYKNRSKQVYSFNFWIAILPLVFFTVVTLWSNLQYHFHWQAPGYMMLFIPLGYAIDQKLNGPVKEGRGTRRLIRFSVCFTVITIGVLSLHMVTGFWQWYGPKWIVKTAHGDNVDPTIQGVDYDDIKVRFEKEGWLNNPRIFTGATRWWLTGKVDWAMRGQKPIICFSDDPRNLAFLVDPNKLIGQDAVLIGQEHEESINADAKPFFDEVKQLPDIAIMRSGRDELHLQVYYCRNFHLPKTPRNDLPLYHQLTGRPPFGK
- a CDS encoding alginate lyase family protein — protein: MKFKLIMLLTAIALQKSYAQLPEVFLLNPTHMAAKKAAYKNNDAQVKAQVDRVVKIADEHLADKPASVMEKSLTPPNGSKHDYMSMAPYFWPDPSKADGLPYIRKDGQRNPEIKKIIDHALLSDLETRCKYLSLAYYFTHDEKYAVKTNDLLKVWFIDADTRMNPNLNYAQAVRGVNDGRGIGIIETRALANLADWMGLLAGSKSFPAQNLAAIKDWYKQYLNWMTTSKNGKDEHNAKNNHGTHYDVQEITFALFTGNNELAKQVLNAAKKRIDLQIEPNGEQKLELERTNALGYSTMNLDGWVNMAMLGDRAGVDLWNYTSTDGRSIKKAIDWLMPYALGTQPFKYQQINPYNKDEFYRPVLLMGLATKDQSYLKTAAILRKNESYLTDLLYN